The nucleotide sequence TTAGTGCAACAAACCCTCGATCTTTTTAATTACATATTCTTTTAAGGGGAGACCCGCAATCTTAATGTCTTTCGGGTCTTCATAATTCGGAATAAGTTTGAAAAAGTTAATATAAATTTTATTTCCTTTAATATAAAATTCTTCTGCATGGGCAGGAATGAAGATGAGCTCGATCTCATCGAATTTTGTCGAGGCCTTGTATTTTTCCGTAAGCTCTGCAAGGTTTAAGGTTTTAATCGGAGCCATCATATTGTGCATAGTCTGTAAGTCTTCCAAAATCCACATATTGTTATTCCAAAAGCGGCTTTCGCTCAAGGTGCGGTTGTTCAGTTTTTCCCTATTGGAAATTGCAGACATAACCCTGCGGACGGAATCTTTCGAAAAGTCGTCATTGTAAACGACTTCCATCTGAGGCTTTTCTGCTATACTCATAAAGTAATCGTCTCCCATCTTATCCTTTGAGGCTACGCTTTCCCAAAAGAAAATCATCATTTCCAAAACGTCAAAATCAATCTTTATATTTTTCATAAAGAGACCTCCATATTTTTTAACCGCTTAGAGTTTACACCTATTGCCGTTTTTTTTCAATGAGGCCTATTTTTTAATTCCCGAAACCCACTTTGTGTTCAATATCAAGATAATTGCAACAAGGCCGGCAGTGATGTTTGAAAAAAGGTTTCCCCAATATATCGAATAGTAGGAGAGATATCTTTCGGTTGCAAGAATGAAAATATAACGTAAAAGCCAAATTCGCAAAATTCCAAGCATAAGAGGAATCTTTGTTTTGCCGAGACCTATAAAGGCTCCTTGAACTGTCATACAGACGCCGAAACCTATGACCGAGTAGGTATAAATATGCAGGGCTGCAACGGCAATGTCGCCGATTTCGGGTATTTCCGGCTTAAACATCGATACGAGATAGGCGGAAGAAGGCACGATAATGGCAATCAGCACCGCTCCGCTTATAGCACTTGTAATACAGCCTAAAAGACAGGCTCTTTTTGCTTTTTTAGGATTTCCGGAACCTATGTTCATGCTGACCATAGTTGTAACGGCAGCACTAAAACATCCGGGGATATTAAAACAAATTGTCGAAATATTGCTTGCGATACTTTGTCCGTTTAAAATAACGGCTCCGTATGGTTCCATTTCGTTATTTATAAGAAAAAAGCCGAGAAAAACAAAGGCATAATTAAGCATTGCAGGGAAACCTACATGCAAGAGCTCTTTGAGAGTCGGAGAAGAAAACTTAAAATTTTTTAAACTAAGTTTATCGGGGCTCTTTTTTAAAAAGAGATCATAGAACATCCACGCTGCTACTACGAGGTTGGCTAAAAGAGAAGCTAGTACGCAGCCGTCTATTTTCATTCTCAAAAGATATAAAAATATAAAGTTTCCGATTATTTTGATTATAAGCATTATAATCATCCTAAAAAAAGGAGCTTCAGGTTTGCCGTTTGCATTTTTTATACCGTTGTATATGGATTCCATGAAGCTGAGAGGCATTACCAAGCAATAAAGAGAAATATACCTAAAAACCAAGGGGGCTATTTCGCTTTTGAGTGTATAGCTTATTATTGTTCCTATTATAAACAGGAGAGGAATTGAAACCAATCCCAACAAAAAAGCAAATACGAAAATTTGTGTTGCCGTTTTTCTACTCTCATCAATATCACCTCGTCCGTTAAGCTGCCCGATAATTGCCGTAGCTCCAACGCTTAAGCCCTGTCCAAGTGCTAAGACAATGGATATAATGGGTTGAGAAAAACTTACTGCACTGGCTGTTACATGGTCCGTAAGCCTGTTTATAAAAAGACCATCCGTAAAGGGCATCATAGCCTGCAGCATAGCCATCATTAGAGCCGGTAAAGAAAGAATGATTAGGGTTTTGAGAGGTGAAGCGGTTAAAATAAGCTCGCGCCTTTGTGCTGTGGTTTGTCCTAAAAATTTAAGCTTCATATTCTTTATATTTTACCCTATTATTTAAAAATAGGGAAGATGTATAATAAAAATATTAAAAATTACTTGATATTATTGACATTTTGTGTGTATATTGTGTTGTAGATATATCCATTTTTATCATTTTTTTAGTTTAATCTAGATATATTAAAGATTTAAGCTGTTTTAGCCGATAATTTATCGGTTAAATTGCCGAATTAGTTTAGGAGTATTTAATGAAAAAAATAACAATTTATTTATTGATTATGTTTAGTGCCGTGAGTCTGCTATATGCAGGAGGTTCAAAAGATATAGATAGTGTACAGATGACCAATAAAGAAAGTTGGCAGCAATCTATAGATATATCCGGAAAGAAAAAAGGAAAATATAATGTATTGATAAAGGCTGTAGATATAGCCGGTAATGAGGGCTATGTAGGGCCTTTTAATATGTATATAGACCCTAATTCCGACTTACCGATAGTAAACATAAGTCATCCTAAAAGTGAAGCTGTAGTAGTCGGAAATATAAACGTAATAGGAACATGTGTAGATGATGACGCTGTAGACTATGTAGAGTTACGTATAGACGGCGGAGAAAATATCTACCGAGCCAAGGGTAAAGAATTTTGGTCATATTATATAAACACGGAAAATTTTGAAGAAGGAACGCACACGATAGAAGCTTGGGGTGTAGATATTAACGGTGTAAAGGGAAAGTCCGTAAAAAGCAGCTTTTACATAAACCGCTTATCGCCAATAACTTCAATAGAAAATAAGAGTGTAGGAGAGCTTGTTTCAGGTAAGATAACAATTGACGGAACAGTAGAAGACGGAAACGGTATAGAAAGGCTGCTGTATTCATTGAACAATGGAGAGAATTTTGAAGAAATAAAATTATCCTATAACAAAAAAACAAAGCAGTCAAATTTTTCGTTAAAACTAAATACAAAAACAATAGAAGACGGGCCTAAGGTAATTTGGTTTAAAGCAATAGATAAGCAAGGAATGATCGGCATTCACACATTTTTATTGTTTATAGATAATACGGCTCCTTTAGTAGAGTTTATATATCCCGAGGGGGATAACCCGACGGAACCTGTATTTTCCGTAGCAGGAAAGGCTACGGATTTAGTTGGTTTATCAAGTTTATCTTGGAAGTGTAACAACGAAAGCGGTGAATTTGAACTTACCCCCGGAAATAATTATTGGATAAAAGAGTTTGATGTTGGTAAGACCGGCGCTAAGACTGCCGTTGTCGAAATAACAGCAAAAGATATAGCAGGAAACATAGTAAGGGCAAAAAAGACATTTTATATAGATCAAAATAAGGGAAAGCCTGTAATCGAAATGTTAAGCCCTGTGCTTGATGGAAAATTTTCAGAAGATGTCTATATCGCAGGAGCAATCTATGACTTATATGGTGCGAATGAGGTAAGGTACAGAATAGACAAGGGTGAAGAAAAGGCGATAGATGCTTTTGGTGCAGGATTTTCTGTTATAGAACGAGGATTGAGCGAAGGAGCTCATACATTGACTATCTATGCAGTGAATAAAAAAGGTATTAAAGGAGATCCTTTAACCGTAAAGTTTAATGTAGAAGGAAAGGCTCCTGTAATTTCTTTTGACAACGGAGAAACTATCATACCAGTATATACTGCACAAACAAAGAGCTCGACTTCAGTGAATGTAAAAGCAGCTTCCGGTTTAAAGTATTTAAGTGCAGGTTTTAATGGAGAAGAAGAATCCGTTTTACCTGTAAAAACAGGTCAAGCCGATTATGTGATAAAAACAAATATAAGCGGAAAATCGGCGCCGGGTATATATACTGTCTCTGTTACTGCGACAGATATGAACGATAAGATCAGTAAGCAGACTTTAATTATTCGAGTTGTAAGTGCATCGGGATCA is from Treponema denticola and encodes:
- a CDS encoding TDE2712 family protein translates to MKNIKIDFDVLEMMIFFWESVASKDKMGDDYFMSIAEKPQMEVVYNDDFSKDSVRRVMSAISNREKLNNRTLSESRFWNNNMWILEDLQTMHNMMAPIKTLNLAELTEKYKASTKFDEIELIFIPAHAEEFYIKGNKIYINFFKLIPNYEDPKDIKIAGLPLKEYVIKKIEGLLH
- a CDS encoding MATE family efflux transporter, with the protein product MKLKFLGQTTAQRRELILTASPLKTLIILSLPALMMAMLQAMMPFTDGLFINRLTDHVTASAVSFSQPIISIVLALGQGLSVGATAIIGQLNGRGDIDESRKTATQIFVFAFLLGLVSIPLLFIIGTIISYTLKSEIAPLVFRYISLYCLVMPLSFMESIYNGIKNANGKPEAPFFRMIIMLIIKIIGNFIFLYLLRMKIDGCVLASLLANLVVAAWMFYDLFLKKSPDKLSLKNFKFSSPTLKELLHVGFPAMLNYAFVFLGFFLINNEMEPYGAVILNGQSIASNISTICFNIPGCFSAAVTTMVSMNIGSGNPKKAKRACLLGCITSAISGAVLIAIIVPSSAYLVSMFKPEIPEIGDIAVAALHIYTYSVIGFGVCMTVQGAFIGLGKTKIPLMLGILRIWLLRYIFILATERYLSYYSIYWGNLFSNITAGLVAIILILNTKWVSGIKK